In a single window of the Papaver somniferum cultivar HN1 chromosome 8, ASM357369v1, whole genome shotgun sequence genome:
- the LOC113306684 gene encoding growth-regulating factor 10-like has product MEGEKSILRSPPPLPPAATNTKALLQLDLELGPRLMTNGKSSVFTFLQLQEFEHQALIYKHMAAGVPVPFHLVVPIWKSLASSFGSLHSGLYPSFMGCKGIYFDYKNSMEPEPGRCRRTDGKKWRCSKDVVPEQKYCERHMHRGRNRSRKPVEIPYQNAASSSSSTANAANGNTGLSISIPLQLMANNSSCTTTSTSNNNTTTTTAATATGLDFSPKSVLQNGGNNSKNES; this is encoded by the exons ATGGAAGGAGAGAAATCAATTTTAagatcaccaccaccactaccaccagcagcaacaaacaCAAAAGCTTTACTTCAACTTGATCTAGAACTAGGACCAAGACTGATGACAAATGGAAAATCATCAGTATTTACTTTTCTTCAGTTACAAGAGTTTGAACATCAAGCTCTAATCTATAAACACATGGCTGCTGGTGTACCTGTGCCATTTCATCTTGTTGTTCCCATTTGGAAAAGTCTTGCTTCTTCTTTTGGTTCTCTTCATTCTGGTCTTTACCCTAGCT TTATGGGTTGCAAAGGGATATACTTTGATTACAAAAACAGTATGGAACCTGAACCAGGAAGATGTAGAAGAACAGATGGTAAGAAATGGAGATGTTCTAAAGATGTTGTCCCAGAACAGAAGTATTGTGAGAGACATATGCATAGAGGTCGTAATCGTTCAAGAAAGCCTGTGGAAATTCCTTATCAAAATGctgcttcatcttcatcttctactGCTAATGCTGCAAATGGAAACACGGGTCTTTCAATTTCAATCCCACTTCAACTCATGGCAAACAACAGCAGTTGCACCACCACTTCAACGTCTAACaataacaccaccaccaccactgctgCTACTGCCACTGGATTGGATTTCTCACCAAAAAGTGTTCTTCAAAATGGTGGTAATAACTCTAAAAATGAATCATGA
- the LOC113304778 gene encoding cell division cycle 20.2, cofactor of APC complex-like, whose translation MDSGGSFGMLNKSQSRNPLQDHAVLHRRNSNENLDRFIPNRSAMDFDYALYMLMEAKKGKENPVSSSPAKEAYRKQLAEALNINRTRILAFKNKPPTPAESLFPETSSVQQAKPAKPRRSIPQTSERTLDAPEIIDDYYLNLLDWGSSNVLAIALGNTVYLWDATDSSTSELMTVDEDTGPITSVSWAPDGRHIAVGLNSSEVQLWDSTSNKQLRTLRGGHESRVGAMDWNNHVLSTGGMDGLIVNNDVRIRNHIVETYRGHHQEVCGLKWSASGQQLASGGNDNLLHIWDRSVASSNSPTQWLHRLEDHTAAIKALAWCPFQANLLASGGGGGDRCIKFWNTHTGACLNSVDTGSQVCSLLWNKNERELLSSHGFTQNQLTLWKYPSMVKIAELTGHSSRVLYMAQSPDGCTVASAAGDETLRFWNVFGTPELAKPAPKANPEPFSHFNRIR comes from the exons atgGATTCAGGAGGATCTTTCGGTATGTTGAACAAGTCTCAGTCTAGAAATCCATTGCAAGACCATGCTGTTCTTCACAGAAGAAACTCCAATGAAAAT TTGGATAGATTTATCCCTAACAGATCTGCAATGGATTTCGACTATGCACTCTACATGCTAATGGAAGCAAAGAAAGGTAAGGAAAATCCAGTTTCAAGTTCTCCAGCGAAAGAGGCTTACAGGAAGCAGCTTGCAGAGGCTTTGAACATCAACAGAACCAGAATTCTGGCGTTCAAGAACAAGCCACCTACACCTGCAGAGTCGCTGTTCCCTGAAACTTCATCAGTTCAACAAGCAAAACCAGCAAAGCCCCGAAGATCCATTCCCCAA ACTTCAGAGAGGACATTGGATGCCCCAGAGATCATTGATGATTACTACTTGAATTTACTTGACTGGGGAAGCAGCAATGTCCTTGCAATAGCTCTTGGAAACACCGTGTACTTGTGGGACGCCACCGATTCATCCACCTCTGAGCTCATGACCGTCGATGAAGATACAGGCCCTATTACTAGTGTCAGCTGGGCTCCTGATGGTCGTCATATTGCTGTTGGATTGAACAGTTCTGAAGTTCAACTCTGGGATTCTACATCGAACAAACAACTGAGAACTCTACGAGGTGGTCATGAATCTCGAGTTGGTGCTATGGATTGGAACAACCATGTCCTGTCAACAGGAGGAATGGACGGTTTGATTGTTAACAATGATGTCAGAATCAGAAACCACATTGTAGAAACATACAGAGGACATCATCAAGAAGTGTGTGGATTGAAATGGTCTGCATCAGGACAACAATTAGCAAGTGGTGGGAATGACAACCTTCTTCATATTTGGGATAGATCAGTTGCTTCTTCAAACTCTCCTACTCAATGGCTTCACAGACTAGAAGACCACACTGCTGCCATAAAAGCCCTTGCTTGGTGTCCATTCCAGGCTAATTTACTtgcttctggtggtggtggaggcgataGATGTATTAAATTCTGGAACACCCACACTGGAGCTTGCTTGAATTCTGTGGATACTGGATCCCAAGTTTGTTCTTTGCTGTGGAACAAAAATGAGAGAGAACTTTTGAGCTCTCATGGAtttactcaaaaccaattgacccTTTGGaaatatccatcaatggttaagaTTGCTGAGCTTACTGGTCACTCTTCAAGAGTTCTATACATGGCTCAG AGTCCGGATGGCTGTACTGTAGCATCTGCAGCAGGGGATGAAACTCTAAGATTTTGGAATGTTTTTGGGACACCTGAATTGGCTAAACCTGCACCCAAAGCTAACCCAGAGCCATTTTCTCATTTCAATCGCATCCGTTGA